Proteins encoded within one genomic window of Vicinamibacterales bacterium:
- a CDS encoding glycosyltransferase, whose protein sequence is MRILMIAPEPFFEPRGTPFSEYHRIRALTDLGHTVDLVTYPFGRDMPLPGLRVFRCLRPPFVTRIKIGPSMAKIPLDLALSLTAFRRALAERYDAIHSHEEGALIGIVLAALFRRPHLYDMHSSLPQQLSNFSFSRSRVLLAVFRWMERLFITRSQAIIVICPQLAETVRQVAPDATPVLIENAPGSGGAPVAGQGLRTRQEFGLSASTPLVVYTGTFEAYQGLDLLFSAMAVVTGQRPDARLLLAGGRPEQVERAREQAHRAGIGAVTVFTGERPAEEIPQFLDAADVLVSPRSTGTNTPLKIYQYLRAGRPIVATRLLTHTQVLTDDISILTEPSAEGLAQGIMQALADPAAALELGRRASTLAETKYSYEAYVGRTRQAVAQLTGEPLPAGAGGVR, encoded by the coding sequence ATGCGGATACTGATGATCGCCCCGGAGCCGTTCTTCGAGCCTCGCGGCACGCCGTTCAGCGAGTACCACCGGATTCGGGCCCTCACGGACCTCGGACATACGGTCGACCTCGTGACCTACCCGTTTGGCCGCGACATGCCGCTGCCGGGCCTGCGGGTCTTCAGGTGCCTCCGGCCGCCGTTCGTGACGCGTATCAAGATCGGGCCGTCAATGGCCAAGATCCCGCTCGACCTCGCGCTGTCGCTCACGGCCTTCCGGCGGGCGCTTGCGGAACGGTACGATGCGATTCACTCGCACGAGGAAGGGGCGCTGATCGGGATCGTTCTGGCGGCGCTGTTCCGGCGACCTCACTTGTACGACATGCACTCGAGCCTGCCGCAGCAGTTGAGCAACTTCTCGTTCAGCCGCTCGCGCGTCCTGCTGGCGGTTTTCCGATGGATGGAGCGGCTGTTCATCACCCGTTCGCAGGCCATCATCGTCATCTGCCCGCAACTGGCGGAGACGGTGAGGCAGGTGGCTCCGGACGCGACGCCGGTGCTGATCGAGAACGCCCCGGGCTCGGGGGGAGCGCCGGTGGCCGGGCAGGGCCTCCGGACCCGGCAGGAGTTCGGCCTGTCGGCGTCCACGCCACTGGTGGTCTACACCGGCACCTTCGAGGCCTATCAGGGACTCGACCTCCTGTTCTCGGCCATGGCCGTCGTGACCGGGCAGCGGCCTGACGCCCGGTTGCTGCTGGCCGGAGGACGTCCCGAGCAGGTCGAGCGCGCACGCGAGCAGGCCCACCGCGCGGGAATTGGCGCGGTAACGGTCTTCACCGGCGAGCGCCCGGCGGAGGAGATCCCCCAGTTCCTGGACGCCGCCGACGTGCTGGTGTCCCCTCGGAGTACGGGGACGAATACGCCCCTGAAGATCTATCAGTACCTGAGGGCAGGCCGGCCGATTGTCGCCACGCGGCTGCTGACACACACCCAGGTGCTGACCGACGACATCTCGATTCTGACCGAACCGAGCGCTGAAGGTCTTGCGCAGGGGATCATGCAAGCGTTGGCCGACCCGGCGGCGGCGCTCGAACTGGGGCGTCGGGCCAGCACGCTCGCCGAGACGAAATACAGCTACGAGGCATACGTCGGCCGCACCCGGCAGGCGGTGGCGCAACTGACCGGAGAGCCCCTTCCCGCGGGCGCAGGAGGAGTCCGTTGA
- a CDS encoding class I SAM-dependent methyltransferase, producing the protein MTEPNGRPPVPPSDHYSYAVYADPAHAGRFDRLRFSGPIGTLLADTQEQVLVDFLPELARRTVLDVGTGTGRAALALARRGAQVTGIDASAQMLDVARARARAEGLSVDFQEGDAHAIGFGDATFDTAVSLRVLMHTPDWRRCLGELCRVARERVVFDYPALASAAALQAAGRHLAAALGSRTEAYRVFRSGAIRAELASHGFRIARCHRQFVLPIALHKAIGARAFTAASEGLLARLGLLRLFGSPVTVVAIRGEGRSR; encoded by the coding sequence TTGACCGAACCGAACGGACGGCCGCCCGTGCCGCCATCAGATCACTACAGCTACGCTGTCTACGCCGATCCGGCTCATGCAGGCCGATTCGATCGACTTCGATTCAGCGGTCCCATCGGAACACTCCTCGCGGACACTCAGGAACAGGTGCTCGTCGATTTCCTCCCTGAACTGGCTCGTCGGACCGTGCTCGACGTCGGCACAGGAACCGGGCGGGCGGCACTCGCGCTCGCGCGACGCGGCGCCCAGGTGACCGGTATCGACGCATCCGCGCAGATGCTCGACGTTGCCCGGGCACGTGCGCGGGCCGAGGGGCTGTCGGTCGACTTCCAGGAGGGGGACGCCCACGCCATCGGCTTCGGCGACGCGACGTTCGACACGGCTGTGAGCCTGCGCGTGTTGATGCACACACCCGACTGGCGCAGGTGCCTCGGCGAGTTGTGCCGGGTGGCCCGGGAGCGGGTGGTCTTCGACTATCCGGCGCTGGCCAGCGCGGCCGCCCTCCAGGCGGCAGGCAGACATCTGGCGGCGGCGTTGGGCAGCCGGACGGAGGCGTACCGGGTCTTTCGCAGTGGCGCGATTCGAGCGGAGCTGGCGAGTCACGGCTTCCGGATCGCGCGGTGCCACCGACAGTTCGTGCTGCCGATTGCCCTGCACAAGGCGATCGGAGCCCGCGCGTTCACGGCGGCCAGCGAGGGTCTGCTCGCGCGGCTCGGCCTGCTGCGCCTGTTCGGGTCGCCCGTGACGGTTGTTGCGATCCGAGGGGAAGGACGATCACGATGA
- a CDS encoding NAD-dependent epimerase/dehydratase family protein yields MSSDRVLVTGATGFTGGHLARALQAKGYAVRVIARDPSRCADLSSGGLEVVPGDLKDVQSLARAVEGMTTVYNIAAIYRQAGVPAAEYRAVNAAGIEALVRTAAHAGVRRLVHCSTVGVHGDVEHPPGNEDAPLRPGDVYQDTKLDGERMARTAAQETGMELVIARPSGIYGPGDRRLLKLFRGVARRRFVILGRGDIYYHLTYIDDLVEGFHLCGTVAGAAGRTYILAGAEVGTLRALVGLIAEEAEVKPPALRLPVWPFWAAGALCEAVCVPFRIEPPIYRRRVDFFTKSRAFDIGRARRELGYAPQVGLRDGIRRTLGWYRAKGWL; encoded by the coding sequence ATGAGCTCGGACCGCGTCCTCGTGACCGGCGCAACCGGCTTCACCGGTGGTCATCTGGCTCGCGCGCTGCAAGCGAAGGGTTACGCGGTCCGCGTGATCGCGAGGGATCCCTCGCGCTGCGCTGACCTGTCGTCAGGCGGCCTCGAGGTGGTCCCGGGCGATCTCAAGGACGTCCAGTCGCTCGCAAGGGCCGTCGAGGGCATGACGACCGTGTACAACATCGCGGCGATCTACCGACAGGCGGGCGTGCCTGCCGCCGAGTATCGCGCGGTGAATGCCGCAGGCATCGAGGCCCTGGTCCGCACCGCCGCCCACGCCGGGGTCCGCCGCCTCGTCCACTGCAGTACCGTCGGCGTGCATGGGGACGTCGAGCATCCGCCGGGCAACGAGGACGCACCGCTGCGCCCCGGCGACGTCTACCAGGACACGAAACTCGACGGCGAGCGGATGGCCCGGACCGCGGCGCAGGAGACCGGGATGGAACTGGTCATCGCGCGGCCGAGCGGCATTTACGGACCGGGCGACCGTCGCCTCCTCAAGCTCTTCCGGGGAGTAGCCAGACGCCGTTTTGTGATCCTCGGGCGGGGCGACATCTATTACCATCTGACCTACATCGACGACCTGGTCGAGGGTTTTCATTTGTGCGGCACAGTCGCAGGAGCGGCAGGCCGCACCTACATCCTCGCCGGAGCGGAAGTCGGAACGCTGCGGGCCCTGGTCGGTCTCATCGCGGAGGAGGCGGAGGTGAAGCCTCCGGCGCTCCGGTTGCCGGTCTGGCCGTTCTGGGCCGCTGGAGCGCTGTGCGAGGCGGTTTGTGTGCCGTTTCGGATCGAACCGCCGATCTACCGCCGCCGCGTGGACTTCTTCACGAAGAGCCGCGCGTTCGACATCGGTCGTGCTCGGCGTGAGCTCGGATACGCGCCCCAGGTGGGCCTGCGCGACGGCATCCGGCGAACTCTCGGGTGGTATCGGGCGAAGGGGTGGTTGTAG